In the Streptomyces sp. BHT-5-2 genome, one interval contains:
- a CDS encoding VOC family protein: protein MGLTMRVVELECTDPLKLAEFWSAVLDASIEPGTDGVNIAPRGEQEMRLYLVEERAPVRSRSRTRLWLNPVDGALEVEVARLTALGAKVIEKRWTNRSCGLAVVVLADPEGNEFCVESSDHEVAEAVRRFEDADDDLEGLEPEPESIGVVRIGTP, encoded by the coding sequence ATGGGCCTGACGATGCGTGTGGTCGAGCTGGAATGCACAGATCCGCTCAAGCTGGCTGAATTCTGGAGCGCCGTCCTGGATGCCTCCATCGAGCCTGGGACGGACGGGGTGAACATTGCTCCGCGCGGCGAGCAGGAGATGCGGCTCTACCTGGTGGAGGAACGTGCTCCGGTGCGGTCGCGGAGCAGGACGCGACTGTGGTTGAACCCTGTTGACGGAGCGCTGGAAGTCGAGGTTGCCCGGCTCACTGCCCTGGGCGCGAAAGTCATCGAGAAGCGGTGGACGAACCGGAGTTGCGGCCTGGCGGTGGTGGTGCTGGCTGACCCGGAGGGTAACGAATTCTGCGTCGAATCCAGCGACCATGAGGTCGCCGAGGCCGTGCGACGCTTCGAAGACGCTGACGATGATCTCGAAGGGCTGGAGCCGGAACCGGAGTCCATCGGAGTCGTGCGCATCGGTACTCCCTAG
- a CDS encoding integrase core domain-containing protein — MRQRTLAEEILYAREFTSGDDRVAAVSVWNVHYNYHRPHSGAAGAADLRRRITAPDGWHQPPTLLHLDIRNFCEEDEFRERLLRLTSRGWLPSS; from the coding sequence GTGCGGCAACGGACCTTGGCCGAGGAGATCCTTTATGCCCGGGAGTTCACCAGCGGGGACGACCGCGTGGCCGCTGTCAGCGTCTGGAACGTCCACTACAACTACCACCGACCGCACAGTGGAGCAGCTGGAGCGGCCGACCTACGGCGCCGCATCACGGCTCCAGACGGGTGGCATCAGCCTCCAACCCTTCTACACCTGGATATCCGCAACTTCTGCGAAGAGGACGAGTTTCGGGAGCGACTACTGCGGCTGACGAGCCGCGGGTGGCTACCCTCCTCGTGA
- a CDS encoding SDR family NAD(P)-dependent oxidoreductase, which translates to MTIADIAVVTGANQGIGREVARQLAAAGMVVYLGARDLARGRAAARELSTEGDVRFMPLDVADQSQVDAAARTIEAEWGRLDVLVNNAGIGGTRPAVEETTADDFTEVMDVNMLGAVRTTHAFLPLLHKAQRPRIVNVSSGRGSFTVNDDPERMESRLQGLVYPVSKAALNMLTYQYARALPGFRINAVDPGFTATALNNHTGTSTPAQSAATIVRLALAIEGPSGRLHDSTGRVGW; encoded by the coding sequence ATGACGATTGCGGACATAGCCGTGGTGACAGGCGCCAACCAGGGAATCGGACGGGAGGTGGCCCGACAACTCGCCGCTGCGGGGATGGTGGTCTATCTCGGTGCCCGAGATCTGGCACGAGGCCGCGCTGCCGCCCGCGAGTTGTCGACTGAAGGCGACGTGCGGTTCATGCCTCTGGACGTGGCAGACCAGTCGCAGGTCGATGCCGCGGCCCGGACGATCGAGGCAGAGTGGGGCAGGCTCGACGTACTGGTGAACAACGCGGGCATCGGAGGCACCCGCCCGGCAGTGGAGGAGACCACTGCCGACGATTTCACGGAGGTCATGGACGTCAACATGCTCGGCGCGGTCCGGACCACGCACGCCTTTCTGCCTCTGTTGCACAAGGCCCAGCGTCCGCGCATCGTGAACGTCTCGAGCGGCCGCGGATCGTTCACCGTCAACGACGACCCGGAGCGTATGGAATCCCGGTTGCAGGGCCTGGTCTACCCGGTCTCGAAGGCAGCCTTGAACATGCTCACCTACCAGTACGCCCGCGCCCTGCCCGGATTCCGCATCAACGCCGTCGATCCGGGGTTCACCGCAACCGCGCTCAACAACCACACCGGCACCAGCACGCCCGCGCAGAGCGCCGCGACCATCGTGCGGCTCGCCCTGGCGATCGAAGGGCCCAGCGGACGGCTCCACGACTCCACAGGCCGGGTCGGCTGGTAA
- a CDS encoding NUDIX domain-containing protein, whose amino-acid sequence MPEVIEKVAWIRLDEGRLLATRTHGRDRFYLPGGKPEPGETRPQALVREIREELGLTLDPATVAPLLITDAPAHGKPAGTLVRTTCCTADHTGIPTPCGEIAEVAYLTHGDCPRASATTGEVLDRLAATGQLLRW is encoded by the coding sequence GTGCCCGAGGTGATCGAGAAGGTGGCCTGGATCCGGCTCGACGAGGGCCGGCTCCTGGCCACCCGCACCCACGGCCGCGACCGGTTCTACCTGCCCGGCGGCAAACCCGAGCCCGGCGAAACGCGCCCGCAGGCCCTGGTCCGCGAGATCCGGGAAGAGCTCGGCCTCACCCTGGACCCGGCAACCGTCGCACCGCTGCTGATCACCGACGCCCCGGCGCACGGCAAGCCCGCCGGCACCCTGGTCCGCACCACCTGCTGCACCGCCGACCACACCGGCATACCCACCCCGTGCGGGGAAATCGCCGAGGTCGCCTACCTCACCCACGGCGACTGCCCCCGCGCCAGCGCCACCACGGGCGAGGTGCTCGACCGCCTCGCAGCCACCGGCCAACTCCTGCGCTGGTGA
- a CDS encoding nucleoside deaminase has protein sequence MDFVQRTIDLARQNVAEGGRPFATVIVKGGKILAESPNKVAQTNDPTAHAEILAIREACTKLGTEHLTGTTIYVLAHPCPMCLGSLYYCSPDEVVFLTTRDAYEPHYVDDRKYFELDTFYDEFAKPWQDRRMPMRYEEREDAVEVYRFWQERNGGERCVAGVPTAG, from the coding sequence ATGGACTTTGTCCAGCGCACCATCGACCTCGCCCGCCAGAACGTCGCCGAGGGTGGCCGCCCGTTCGCGACCGTCATCGTCAAGGGCGGCAAGATCCTTGCCGAGAGCCCCAACAAGGTCGCCCAGACCAACGACCCCACCGCACACGCGGAGATCCTCGCCATCCGTGAGGCGTGCACCAAGCTGGGCACCGAGCACCTGACCGGCACCACCATCTACGTACTCGCCCACCCCTGCCCGATGTGCCTGGGCTCGCTCTACTACTGCTCGCCGGACGAGGTCGTCTTCCTCACCACCCGCGACGCCTACGAGCCCCACTACGTCGATGACCGCAAGTACTTCGAGCTGGACACCTTCTACGACGAGTTCGCCAAGCCCTGGCAGGACCGCCGGATGCCGATGCGCTACGAGGAGCGCGAGGACGCCGTCGAGGTGTACCGGTTCTGGCAGGAACGCAACGGCGGCGAGCGCTGCGTCGCGGGCGTCCCGACCGCCGGCTGA
- the cynS gene encoding cyanase — translation MVHAQFEQTAREALAAKAVEAKTRKNLSWKQIAEASGLSVAFTTAAVLGQHPLPQDAAKAVGELLGLDEDAVMLLQTIPVRGSMPNRIPTDPTMYRFYEMLQVYGTTLKALVHEEFGDGIISAINFRLDVKKVADPDGGERAVITLDGKYLPTKPF, via the coding sequence ATGGTGCACGCCCAGTTCGAGCAGACCGCTCGTGAGGCCCTGGCCGCCAAGGCCGTGGAGGCCAAGACCCGCAAGAACCTCTCCTGGAAGCAGATCGCGGAGGCATCCGGCCTGTCGGTGGCCTTCACCACCGCTGCCGTCCTCGGCCAGCACCCCCTGCCGCAGGACGCCGCGAAGGCCGTCGGCGAGCTGCTGGGCCTGGACGAGGACGCGGTGATGCTGCTCCAGACCATCCCGGTCCGCGGCTCGATGCCCAACCGGATCCCGACCGACCCGACCATGTACCGCTTCTACGAGATGCTCCAGGTCTACGGCACGACCCTCAAGGCCCTGGTCCACGAGGAGTTCGGCGACGGCATCATCTCCGCGATCAACTTCAGGCTCGACGTGAAGAAGGTCGCCGACCCCGACGGCGGCGAGCGCGCCGTCATCACCCTGGACGGCAAGTACCTGCCGACCAAGCCCTTCTGA
- a CDS encoding carbonic anhydrase yields the protein MQDLTEGIARFQRDVFPAKAELFARLATHHTPHTLFISCSDARVVPELITGTEPGDLFVIRTAGNLVPAHTPEADGVAASIEYAVAALGVQDIVVCGHSACGAMTALAQGHDLSGAPAVAAWLRHADASQARTTAAGDVPALVRQNVLAQLANLATHPSVAKALAEGKVALHGWVYDIPTGRVEDLTTAGPALAV from the coding sequence ATGCAGGACCTCACCGAGGGCATCGCCCGTTTCCAGCGGGACGTCTTCCCGGCCAAGGCGGAGCTCTTCGCACGTCTGGCCACGCATCACACCCCGCACACGCTGTTCATCAGCTGCTCCGACGCCCGCGTCGTGCCCGAGCTGATCACCGGCACCGAGCCGGGCGACCTGTTCGTCATCCGCACCGCCGGCAATCTGGTCCCCGCCCATACGCCCGAGGCCGACGGGGTCGCGGCGAGCATCGAGTACGCCGTCGCCGCGCTGGGCGTGCAGGACATCGTCGTCTGCGGTCACTCCGCGTGCGGCGCGATGACCGCCCTGGCCCAGGGCCACGACCTCAGCGGCGCCCCGGCGGTCGCCGCCTGGCTGCGGCACGCGGATGCCTCCCAGGCACGCACCACCGCTGCCGGTGACGTTCCCGCCCTGGTGCGGCAGAACGTGCTCGCGCAGCTGGCGAACCTGGCCACGCACCCCTCGGTCGCCAAGGCCCTGGCGGAGGGGAAGGTCGCCCTGCACGGCTGGGTCTACGACATCCCCACCGGTCGCGTGGAGGACCTGACCACCGCCGGCCCCGCCCTCGCGGTCTGA
- the cynR gene encoding transcriptional regulator CynR: protein MAVLELRHLRYLLAVAEHGNFTRAAEELHVSQPTLSQQIKQLERTLGVQLLDRTGRTVRLTDAGAVYTGHARRALRDLAAAERAVHDVQDLSRGHLRLGVTPTFTAYLIGPLTAELHTRHPGISLTLAEMPQDRIEAALLADDLDLGIAFAGPHLPGTTATPLFTETLSLVAGTPHAQAMPDPLPVRALKDKQLALLSGDFATRGHIDAYFARHRVAPRITIEANSIQALTEIVQRTPLATVLPDAITHDHPHLTPVPLDPPLPTRTVTLLHRAEAYQSAATRAFTDLTHDLVRTRGYAPPL, encoded by the coding sequence ATGGCTGTTCTCGAACTGCGTCATCTGCGCTATCTGCTCGCCGTGGCCGAACACGGCAACTTCACCCGCGCCGCCGAGGAGCTGCACGTCTCCCAGCCCACGCTCTCCCAGCAGATCAAGCAGCTGGAGCGGACCCTGGGCGTGCAGCTGCTGGACCGCACCGGCCGCACGGTACGGCTCACCGACGCCGGCGCCGTCTACACCGGCCACGCCCGGCGCGCACTGCGCGACCTGGCCGCCGCCGAACGCGCCGTCCACGACGTCCAGGACCTCTCCCGCGGCCACCTGCGCCTGGGCGTCACCCCCACCTTCACCGCCTACCTGATCGGCCCGCTCACCGCCGAGCTCCACACCCGCCACCCCGGCATCAGCCTCACCCTGGCGGAAATGCCCCAGGACCGCATCGAAGCCGCCCTGCTCGCCGACGACCTCGACCTCGGCATCGCCTTCGCCGGCCCCCACCTGCCCGGCACAACCGCCACGCCGCTGTTCACCGAGACCCTCAGCCTCGTCGCCGGCACCCCGCACGCCCAGGCGATGCCGGACCCCCTACCGGTCCGCGCCCTCAAGGACAAGCAACTCGCCCTGCTCAGCGGCGACTTCGCCACCCGCGGCCACATCGACGCCTACTTCGCCCGGCACCGGGTCGCCCCCCGCATCACGATCGAGGCCAACTCCATCCAGGCACTCACCGAAATCGTCCAACGCACCCCGCTCGCCACCGTCCTGCCCGACGCCATCACCCACGACCACCCCCACCTCACCCCCGTCCCCCTCGACCCGCCCCTGCCCACCCGCACCGTCACCCTCCTGCACCGCGCCGAGGCCTACCAAAGCGCCGCCACCCGCGCCTTCACCGACCTCACCCACGACCTCGTCCGCACCCGCGGCTACGCCCCACCCCTGTGA
- a CDS encoding epoxide hydrolase family protein — MPRPTSDVQAFEAHATDADLDDLRARLTAARLPEAETIYRAAPDPRRWDQGVPLADLVDLVNYWRTEYNWRSFEERLDRIGQFRTTIDDLGIHFLHRRSARADATPLILTHGWPDSIARFIDVVDELADPKGADAPAFHVVVPSLPGFGYSDRPATTGWGTEKIAAAWVELMGRLGYRKFVAHGGDWGGNITTVLGGRFPAHVLGIHTTFAEGPPGLTTDGLTAVERKWAEETRDFWRHRAAYAKQQATRPQTIGYSLVDSPVGLLAWILDKFAEWSDTEDSPFETISRDRILDDVTLYWLTRTGASAARIYYESHNSLDPELRVDVPSAITAYPRDIEKCPRPWAQERYRQIVGWREPESGGHFPSLEVPEYFVKDLQEGLAAVLAANR, encoded by the coding sequence ATGCCCCGTCCAACCAGCGACGTGCAAGCATTTGAAGCCCACGCAACTGACGCCGACCTCGACGATCTGCGCGCGAGACTGACCGCGGCGCGACTGCCGGAGGCCGAGACGATCTACCGTGCCGCGCCCGACCCTCGCCGATGGGACCAGGGTGTTCCGCTCGCCGACCTCGTCGATCTCGTGAACTACTGGCGCACCGAGTACAACTGGCGGTCGTTCGAAGAGCGCCTTGACCGGATCGGCCAGTTCCGCACGACCATTGACGATCTGGGAATCCACTTCCTGCACCGCCGATCCGCGCGCGCAGACGCCACTCCTCTGATCTTGACGCACGGCTGGCCGGACAGCATTGCTCGGTTCATCGATGTGGTGGACGAACTGGCAGATCCGAAAGGTGCAGACGCGCCGGCGTTCCACGTCGTGGTCCCGTCGCTGCCAGGCTTTGGTTACAGCGACAGGCCGGCCACCACCGGGTGGGGAACCGAAAAGATCGCGGCCGCTTGGGTGGAACTGATGGGAAGGCTCGGATACCGCAAGTTCGTAGCCCACGGCGGCGATTGGGGAGGCAATATCACCACCGTCCTCGGCGGCAGGTTCCCGGCGCACGTTCTCGGCATCCACACCACGTTCGCGGAGGGACCGCCCGGGTTGACAACGGACGGGCTGACGGCGGTCGAGCGCAAGTGGGCCGAGGAAACCCGCGATTTCTGGCGCCACCGCGCGGCGTACGCGAAGCAGCAGGCGACCCGACCACAGACCATCGGCTACTCGCTCGTCGACTCACCGGTCGGGCTTCTTGCCTGGATCCTCGACAAGTTCGCCGAGTGGTCGGACACCGAGGACAGCCCGTTCGAGACGATCTCCAGAGACCGCATTCTTGACGACGTCACCCTGTACTGGCTGACGCGGACCGGCGCATCGGCGGCCCGCATCTACTACGAAAGCCACAACTCGCTCGATCCCGAACTCCGGGTCGACGTCCCGTCGGCAATCACTGCCTATCCCCGCGACATCGAGAAGTGTCCGCGCCCCTGGGCACAGGAGCGGTACCGACAGATCGTCGGATGGAGGGAGCCCGAAAGCGGGGGACATTTCCCGTCGCTGGAGGTTCCCGAGTATTTCGTCAAAGACCTACAAGAGGGCCTCGCGGCAGTGCTGGCCGCCAATCGGTGA
- a CDS encoding ABATE domain-containing protein, with amino-acid sequence MRAAFPDFRLGNVLATSFTGTLSERHGEAVERIPTPQRLVDWLAVSGLAVDSCTTAQLDLARELRESIHAAATAAAIQDALPASAVQVINDRSAQGRAAAILTPEGKRRWRLSSASCVEDALGVIAADAISIIAGERDGKLALCASPTCQAAFFDTSQSRTRKWCDMNTCGNRQKKARFNANQRKNPGSAK; translated from the coding sequence ATGCGTGCTGCTTTCCCTGACTTCCGCCTCGGTAATGTGCTGGCGACCAGCTTCACGGGGACGCTGTCGGAGCGTCACGGCGAGGCCGTGGAGCGCATTCCCACGCCGCAGCGACTCGTCGACTGGCTGGCGGTGAGCGGCCTCGCCGTGGACTCCTGCACCACCGCCCAGCTCGACCTCGCTCGGGAACTGCGGGAGTCGATCCACGCGGCCGCGACAGCCGCCGCGATCCAGGACGCTCTCCCTGCGTCCGCCGTCCAAGTCATCAATGACCGCAGCGCTCAGGGACGGGCCGCAGCGATCCTGACGCCCGAGGGCAAGCGGCGATGGCGGCTCAGTTCGGCTTCCTGCGTGGAAGACGCCCTCGGTGTGATCGCCGCCGACGCGATCAGCATCATCGCAGGCGAACGAGACGGCAAGTTGGCCCTGTGCGCATCACCAACCTGCCAAGCCGCCTTCTTCGACACCAGTCAAAGTCGCACCCGCAAATGGTGCGACATGAACACGTGCGGGAACCGCCAGAAGAAGGCCCGCTTCAATGCCAACCAGCGCAAAAACCCCGGATCGGCGAAGTGA
- a CDS encoding alpha/beta fold hydrolase has translation MAAVHVTVWDDRDRVGAGQAPITSRAQVTPAAAAAPALFIHNIFTWGSDSTYGFAGQRPLADSRRLLLMDRRGYGDSPDTARSDFDVDAEDVVEVLGDGASAVGLGGAHLVGHGNGAVAALIAAARRPDLVRSLALIQPSAFTAAAHHPVVADLLDRVRDGAPGIPDGVTPEQYLRASTEGLGMAMPEPTSRRLRAVATSMRERPIWEAEIPLEVIRGAALPILVICGTWERAPAAYREHVGLPLMAVAESLTDSLGGRLLRVPGYYPHTEEPAAVNAALREFWG, from the coding sequence ATGGCAGCCGTGCACGTGACCGTGTGGGATGACCGCGATCGGGTCGGAGCAGGCCAGGCTCCGATCACTTCGAGGGCCCAGGTGACCCCGGCGGCCGCTGCCGCCCCCGCCCTCTTCATCCACAACATCTTCACCTGGGGCAGCGACTCCACGTACGGCTTTGCCGGGCAGCGGCCCCTCGCGGACAGCCGACGGCTCCTCCTGATGGATCGCCGGGGTTACGGCGACAGCCCGGACACCGCGCGCAGCGACTTCGACGTCGACGCCGAGGACGTCGTGGAGGTGCTCGGCGACGGGGCCTCCGCCGTGGGGCTCGGCGGCGCCCACCTCGTGGGGCACGGGAACGGTGCCGTCGCCGCGCTCATCGCCGCCGCGCGCCGACCCGACCTCGTCCGCTCCCTGGCCCTCATCCAGCCCTCCGCCTTCACCGCCGCCGCGCACCATCCAGTCGTCGCCGACCTCCTCGACCGGGTGCGCGACGGAGCCCCGGGCATCCCGGACGGCGTCACGCCGGAGCAGTATCTGCGTGCGTCCACCGAGGGGTTGGGGATGGCCATGCCCGAACCCACGTCGCGCCGGCTCCGTGCCGTTGCCACCTCCATGAGGGAGCGGCCCATCTGGGAGGCGGAAATCCCGCTGGAGGTGATCCGGGGAGCCGCCCTGCCGATTCTGGTGATCTGCGGAACCTGGGAGCGCGCGCCGGCCGCGTACCGCGAGCACGTGGGGCTCCCCCTCATGGCCGTGGCCGAGTCCCTCACGGACTCCCTCGGGGGCCGCCTGCTGCGGGTGCCCGGGTACTATCCGCACACCGAGGAGCCCGCCGCCGTCAACGCCGCCCTGCGGGAGTTCTGGGGCTGA
- a CDS encoding nuclear transport factor 2 family protein: MTIALDKLTDPAVRAFVGALNAGDREAFAAALTPGATMSDDGSDRDVADWTEREIFSSGGHMDVETQTHDGLGLVANYRNDTWGEMRTAWRFTVDAGKISRFETGQA; this comes from the coding sequence GTGACCATCGCCCTCGACAAGCTGACCGACCCGGCCGTGCGCGCATTCGTGGGCGCGCTCAACGCCGGCGACCGCGAAGCCTTCGCCGCCGCCCTCACGCCCGGGGCCACCATGTCCGACGACGGCTCGGACCGGGACGTCGCCGACTGGACCGAGCGCGAGATCTTCTCCTCGGGCGGCCACATGGACGTCGAGACGCAGACGCACGACGGGCTCGGCCTGGTCGCGAACTACCGCAACGACACCTGGGGCGAGATGCGCACTGCCTGGCGCTTCACGGTCGATGCCGGAAAGATCAGCCGGTTCGAAACCGGGCAGGCCTAG
- a CDS encoding DUF6463 family protein, whose translation MIKWAGWIITLFGTAHTLLALTVEKAARHAGTWFSGGLWSENLADMSPAGSAYWLSLESFGPPLVLVGLTVLWLDRRDIVPPAFIAWTLGAWTVVDAVILPFTPWPLMALACALLLIGARRARRDNPLLKAGPPRG comes from the coding sequence ATGATCAAGTGGGCCGGCTGGATCATCACGTTGTTCGGAACCGCACACACACTCCTTGCCCTGACGGTGGAAAAAGCCGCGCGCCACGCCGGGACATGGTTCAGCGGCGGACTGTGGAGCGAGAACCTTGCCGACATGAGCCCGGCAGGCAGCGCGTACTGGCTGAGCCTGGAAAGCTTCGGCCCACCGCTCGTCCTGGTCGGCCTGACGGTGCTGTGGCTGGACCGCCGCGACATCGTCCCGCCGGCGTTCATCGCCTGGACGCTGGGGGCCTGGACCGTCGTCGACGCCGTAATCCTCCCATTCACGCCCTGGCCACTCATGGCGCTTGCGTGCGCCCTACTGCTGATCGGAGCCCGCCGCGCCCGCCGCGACAACCCCCTGCTCAAGGCCGGGCCTCCACGAGGGTGA
- a CDS encoding TetR/AcrR family transcriptional regulator yields MDDKILQTTRELIDEVGYPALTVDQVAARAGVGKAAIYRRYASKAEMAFAATMYEQQLPPLAGTGSLHGDLLALVRAFHIRMATPAARQLAPALIGEISVNPGLDERFQDTFLAAEQDIFAEIIEQAVARGELAGPVDPAMAHLLLLGTLASALYIVNLPVDDAMITDLAAAATAGITALADRHHSAPGGAA; encoded by the coding sequence GTGGATGACAAGATCCTCCAGACCACGCGCGAGTTGATCGACGAAGTCGGCTACCCGGCACTGACCGTCGATCAGGTCGCGGCGCGCGCCGGGGTGGGCAAGGCGGCGATCTACCGCCGCTACGCGTCCAAGGCCGAGATGGCGTTCGCTGCCACCATGTACGAGCAGCAGTTGCCGCCGCTGGCCGGCACCGGCTCGTTGCACGGGGACCTGCTGGCGCTTGTCCGCGCGTTCCACATCCGCATGGCCACCCCGGCGGCCCGACAGCTCGCACCGGCCCTGATCGGCGAAATCTCCGTCAATCCCGGACTGGACGAGCGGTTCCAGGACACCTTCCTGGCCGCCGAACAGGACATCTTCGCCGAAATCATCGAACAGGCCGTGGCCCGCGGCGAGTTGGCCGGGCCCGTCGACCCCGCGATGGCCCACCTACTGCTGCTCGGCACCCTGGCGTCCGCCCTGTACATCGTCAACCTGCCCGTCGACGACGCCATGATCACCGACCTCGCCGCCGCGGCCACAGCAGGAATCACCGCCTTGGCCGACCGGCACCACAGCGCCCCCGGCGGAGCCGCCTAG
- a CDS encoding ricin-type beta-trefoil lectin domain protein: MTTTAVRRGARSTLLACTALALGAGGVLPAQAAPARPAAAHATTDDEVNITQGQPDWGLDQRLRDLHQQNKSKSRGDYVQSLVNGLGPSLNGHYNLLVTVSDAHFTHSLTGFRFRALVRKSSGVYYNIWVFESGDFQLQSDGGWSNWGFYGHGNRSGGNVSFQRVPGGEIRGKDGKCLDVAGSRAENGRAVQTYDCNNTNAQWWRREGSSLRAGDLGNWCLDAAGASTGAQAQLWVCNGTPPQQWSYESGQLRNAQWGYCLDVPNGNTSNGSRLQMSACDGSDRQRFTIPGD, from the coding sequence ATGACGACCACAGCAGTCCGGCGGGGCGCGCGCAGCACGCTGCTCGCCTGCACGGCACTCGCGCTCGGAGCCGGCGGTGTCCTCCCGGCTCAGGCCGCGCCCGCCCGTCCGGCGGCCGCACACGCCACCACCGACGACGAGGTGAACATCACCCAGGGGCAGCCCGACTGGGGGCTCGACCAACGGCTGCGCGACCTCCACCAACAGAACAAGTCCAAGAGCCGGGGCGACTACGTCCAGAGCCTGGTCAACGGTCTGGGCCCGTCCCTGAACGGCCACTACAACCTGCTCGTGACGGTCTCCGACGCCCACTTCACCCACAGCCTCACCGGGTTCAGATTCCGGGCTCTGGTACGGAAGTCGAGCGGCGTCTACTACAACATCTGGGTCTTCGAATCGGGCGACTTCCAGCTCCAGAGCGACGGAGGCTGGTCCAACTGGGGTTTCTACGGGCACGGGAACCGGTCGGGCGGGAACGTCTCCTTCCAACGGGTGCCCGGCGGCGAGATCCGGGGCAAGGACGGAAAGTGCCTGGATGTCGCCGGTTCCCGGGCCGAGAACGGCCGGGCCGTGCAGACGTACGACTGCAACAACACCAACGCCCAGTGGTGGCGCCGCGAAGGCTCGTCGCTGCGCGCCGGTGACCTGGGCAACTGGTGCCTGGACGCGGCGGGCGCGTCCACGGGTGCACAGGCCCAGCTCTGGGTGTGCAACGGCACGCCGCCTCAGCAGTGGTCCTACGAGTCGGGGCAGTTGCGGAACGCCCAGTGGGGGTACTGCCTGGACGTGCCCAACGGCAATACGTCCAATGGCAGTCGGCTCCAGATGTCCGCGTGCGACGGGTCCGACCGGCAGCGGTTCACGATCCCCGGAGACTGA
- a CDS encoding ricin-type beta-trefoil lectin domain protein, which produces MLRRSRIGLIAALMATVLLAGGMEASARAAPAVAKPAPTAGVRMGTDGQDAPLRPISARTAEALRERGPSPRAAVAAGPVDALQALIDIITYLVQIFDNHKAKDQGAFVQGVINDSCAMVQGHYNVLMVKEENASYDTNFNGVRWEGRLHYSWDGSATYHYWIFESGSFRLRSDGGWRNWGFCGRFTGNGPEVVFHQADGNSLKKQDQQSKCVDVQSSSTNRGTPIQMYDCNATNAQWWYRDGLALRSGLPGNKCLDAGGGGWTDKVQLWDCNGSPPQQWDYVGNGSLRNRKWNYCLDIPNGDTGNGNRLQMMPCNDGPAQRFTLP; this is translated from the coding sequence ATGTTACGAAGATCGCGAATCGGACTCATCGCCGCCCTCATGGCCACCGTACTGCTGGCCGGCGGGATGGAGGCGTCCGCCCGCGCCGCGCCGGCCGTCGCGAAACCGGCCCCGACGGCGGGCGTACGCATGGGTACCGACGGCCAGGACGCGCCCCTGCGGCCAATCTCCGCACGTACGGCCGAGGCGCTGCGGGAGCGCGGGCCGAGCCCGCGCGCCGCGGTCGCGGCAGGGCCGGTCGACGCCCTTCAGGCGCTCATCGACATCATCACCTATCTGGTCCAGATCTTCGACAACCACAAGGCCAAGGACCAGGGGGCCTTCGTCCAAGGCGTGATCAACGACTCGTGCGCCATGGTCCAGGGCCATTACAACGTGTTGATGGTCAAGGAGGAAAACGCCTCCTACGACACCAACTTCAACGGCGTGCGCTGGGAGGGCCGGCTCCACTACAGCTGGGACGGCTCCGCCACGTACCACTACTGGATCTTCGAATCCGGCAGCTTCCGTCTGAGGAGCGACGGCGGGTGGCGCAACTGGGGCTTCTGCGGGCGCTTCACCGGGAACGGTCCCGAGGTCGTCTTCCACCAGGCCGACGGGAACAGCCTGAAGAAGCAGGACCAGCAGAGCAAGTGCGTGGACGTGCAGTCGAGTTCCACCAACAGGGGCACCCCGATCCAGATGTACGACTGCAACGCAACCAACGCCCAGTGGTGGTACCGGGACGGACTCGCGCTCAGGTCCGGCCTGCCCGGCAACAAGTGCCTCGACGCGGGCGGAGGCGGCTGGACCGACAAGGTACAGCTGTGGGACTGCAACGGGAGCCCGCCCCAGCAGTGGGACTACGTCGGCAACGGCTCCCTGCGCAACCGCAAATGGAACTACTGCCTGGACATCCCCAACGGGGACACCGGCAACGGCAACCGGCTCCAGATGATGCCGTGCAACGACGGTCCCGCCCAGCGGTTCACCCTTCCCTAG